One window from the genome of Desulfatirhabdium butyrativorans DSM 18734 encodes:
- a CDS encoding DUF4276 family protein — protein sequence MIRVHVICEGQTEEEFIRHLLGPVLLEKQISLLPSCIGKVGHKGGNVNLRRLAMDVRERLLRDQQCYCTTMLDYYGLPAEFPGKAEGAKLHDISDKQKKVVEALAQWAGDNLGPQTSFRFIPYIQMYEFEGLLFSDPSALAGSINNIGAAEDFKKVRADFPTPEWINDNPHTAPSKRIAKLFPAYDKPEHPLMAAQDIGLDTIRRECPLFDSWVKRLEGLSAGGDA from the coding sequence ATGATACGAGTGCATGTCATTTGCGAGGGCCAAACAGAGGAAGAGTTTATTCGCCACCTTCTTGGCCCGGTGTTGCTTGAAAAACAGATATCCCTGCTGCCTTCCTGTATCGGCAAGGTGGGTCACAAAGGCGGAAATGTCAATCTGAGGCGGCTGGCGATGGATGTTAGAGAACGGTTACTTCGGGATCAGCAATGCTATTGCACCACCATGCTCGATTATTACGGTTTACCTGCTGAGTTTCCAGGTAAAGCTGAGGGGGCGAAACTGCATGACATTTCCGATAAACAAAAAAAGGTGGTTGAGGCTTTAGCACAATGGGCAGGGGACAATCTGGGACCTCAAACATCCTTCAGATTCATCCCCTATATTCAAATGTATGAGTTTGAAGGACTCTTATTCAGTGACCCTTCAGCCTTGGCTGGCTCAATAAATAATATCGGCGCAGCGGAAGATTTCAAAAAAGTTCGTGCAGATTTTCCAACACCCGAATGGATCAATGACAACCCACACACTGCACCCAGTAAGCGCATAGCGAAACTGTTTCCCGCCTACGACAAACCGGAACACCCGTTAATGGCTGCACAGGATATCGGTCTGGATACCATTCGTCGGGAGTGCCCGTTGTTTGATTCTTGGGTTAAACGTCTTGAGGGGCTGAGTGCAGGAGGTGACGCATGA
- the pglZ gene encoding BREX-1 system phosphatase PglZ type B translates to MRVLDHLLKAVRDAAVFNPEVQVAPACILWPDRDRQWEAVIPVLQAELPELMILGDYAPERRIGPAIWLRCVIAGRTEDVSLPKDRTPIFYLPGVSRQDLRAVESCPDHLKPLAELQYRGVIWSQINAKDWTILAFLKSDQGGLGLDVAQDNDTKNAMQLTLYRLLDEDISLLKGKRLDKDYFNTLLSGGDPIRDLLQWLDKGDAFQASRGKNEWKAFVEICKSQLAFNPQNEGVLAGCIKLANHEGPWHAVWERYCEAPKRYPNIPAQIRKCHPPSDTIFWIMEDGSFDGWPQWNDDQEKSLHCDLMALAQLPAFEAKVRLAELEKQHGRRRSLVWAELGDAPLACALEHLATIAEITQNGLAAGSVDDLAAGYQSHGWRADDAVIRALAQVESSDDFDAVTTTIRSVYLPWVEESARYLQKLIDGASYPGGTCLTAKVAPFNPGECILFVDGLRFDAGKRLVGSLEARGFDVSEEPAWAALPSVTATGKAAVTPVRDRIRGGDGSPDFEPSAANTGQPLKGGYHLKKLLADAGWSILERSADGDGQGMAWCEFGDIDREGHDRGWKLAKHIDALIREITDRISELLAAGWKRVRVVTDHGWLLLPGGLPKIDLPGALADTKWGRCASLKPGAFSKERLYPWYWNPNQYVALADGVSCFKKGEEYTHGGLSLQECLTLHLTITRGKSAQAAASVEFTDVVWKGLRCTVAVDGNFSSLSLDVRSQAGNPSSSVVVGCKPFKDNGTASVVVEDEDMEGREATVVLIDANGSLVAQIATVIGGGKP, encoded by the coding sequence ATGAGAGTGCTGGATCATCTCCTGAAAGCGGTTCGTGATGCCGCCGTTTTCAACCCGGAGGTGCAGGTCGCACCCGCCTGTATTCTGTGGCCGGATCGTGACCGTCAGTGGGAAGCCGTCATACCCGTTCTTCAGGCCGAACTGCCTGAACTCATGATCCTGGGCGACTATGCGCCAGAAAGGCGTATTGGGCCAGCCATCTGGTTGCGTTGCGTGATTGCCGGTCGTACAGAGGATGTTTCGCTGCCCAAGGATCGGACACCGATTTTTTATCTGCCGGGCGTCAGCCGCCAGGACCTGCGGGCTGTCGAAAGCTGCCCGGATCACCTGAAGCCGCTGGCTGAACTGCAATATCGGGGCGTGATCTGGTCACAAATCAATGCGAAAGACTGGACGATCCTGGCCTTCCTCAAATCCGATCAGGGCGGGCTTGGGCTGGATGTCGCTCAAGACAATGACACCAAGAACGCCATGCAGCTCACGTTGTATCGGCTCCTCGACGAGGATATCTCCTTGCTGAAAGGCAAGCGTCTGGACAAGGACTACTTCAACACCCTGCTCTCTGGTGGCGACCCGATTCGCGACCTGCTGCAGTGGCTCGACAAAGGGGACGCCTTCCAAGCCAGTCGGGGCAAGAACGAATGGAAAGCCTTTGTCGAGATCTGTAAGTCTCAACTGGCCTTCAACCCCCAGAACGAAGGCGTTTTGGCCGGGTGCATCAAGCTTGCAAACCATGAAGGACCGTGGCATGCCGTTTGGGAACGCTACTGCGAAGCGCCTAAGCGCTACCCCAACATTCCGGCACAAATCAGAAAATGTCATCCGCCGAGTGACACCATTTTCTGGATCATGGAAGACGGATCTTTCGACGGCTGGCCTCAGTGGAATGACGACCAGGAGAAAAGCCTTCACTGTGATTTGATGGCCCTTGCCCAATTGCCCGCATTTGAGGCGAAGGTTAGACTCGCGGAGCTGGAAAAACAGCACGGACGGAGGCGCTCTCTGGTCTGGGCCGAACTGGGTGATGCGCCCCTGGCCTGCGCCTTGGAACATTTGGCGACCATTGCCGAGATCACCCAAAACGGCCTTGCCGCTGGTTCGGTGGACGACCTTGCGGCTGGATATCAAAGTCATGGATGGCGAGCGGATGACGCAGTGATCCGAGCCTTGGCCCAGGTCGAAAGCTCTGACGACTTTGATGCTGTGACGACCACTATTCGATCCGTTTATCTCCCGTGGGTAGAAGAATCAGCCCGCTATCTCCAGAAGCTTATAGATGGTGCATCCTACCCGGGAGGCACCTGTCTGACGGCAAAAGTAGCACCTTTCAATCCCGGGGAATGTATTCTCTTCGTCGATGGACTCCGTTTCGATGCGGGGAAGCGTTTGGTTGGCTCTTTAGAGGCGCGTGGATTTGATGTTTCTGAGGAACCAGCCTGGGCAGCCCTGCCGAGTGTCACGGCAACCGGCAAGGCGGCGGTAACCCCGGTACGAGACAGGATTCGCGGTGGGGATGGCAGTCCGGATTTTGAGCCATCTGCAGCAAACACCGGTCAGCCATTAAAAGGCGGCTATCATCTGAAAAAATTGCTGGCCGACGCGGGATGGTCGATCCTTGAGCGCTCTGCTGATGGCGATGGACAGGGGATGGCCTGGTGTGAGTTTGGAGACATCGACCGCGAAGGCCATGACCGTGGATGGAAACTGGCCAAACACATCGATGCTTTAATTCGGGAGATTACGGACCGTATCTCGGAGCTTCTGGCGGCGGGATGGAAGCGTGTCCGGGTGGTCACAGACCATGGCTGGCTGCTGCTGCCCGGAGGATTGCCCAAAATCGATCTTCCCGGCGCCCTGGCCGATACCAAGTGGGGCCGGTGCGCCTCATTAAAACCAGGGGCCTTTTCCAAGGAGCGGCTATACCCATGGTACTGGAATCCAAACCAGTATGTTGCCCTCGCTGATGGTGTGAGCTGCTTCAAGAAAGGCGAAGAATACACCCACGGCGGCCTGAGCCTGCAAGAATGCTTGACGCTGCATTTGACGATAACTCGAGGAAAATCTGCACAGGCGGCGGCATCTGTCGAATTTACCGACGTGGTGTGGAAGGGCTTGCGCTGCACCGTTGCCGTAGATGGCAACTTCTCGAGTTTATCACTTGATGTTCGCAGCCAAGCGGGCAATCCATCGTCCAGTGTGGTCGTAGGCTGCAAACCGTTTAAAGACAACGGAACAGCCTCCGTAGTTGTCGAAGACGAGGACATGGAGGGGCGTGAAGCAACAGTAGTCCTGATCGATGCCAATGGATCGCTGGTTGCGCAAATCGCCACAGTAATAGGTGGAGGCAAACCATGA
- the brxL gene encoding protease Lon-related BREX system protein BrxL, with product MIEMDQIDKKAASSLEGYLVRKDLVRTFSRQFPVPTYVVEFLLGRYCASTEQDEIDEGLEIVGRQLKSRTVKAGEEELFKARARENGEVKIIDLITARLDARTDSFIATLPSLRLTDVRISSELVNQHERMLTGGFYAEITLNYDAGIAQESKGRPFGVESLREIQLSKRDVLDILAEARKVFSSEEWKILLLRSIGIEPIGLSQRQYDALMLRMVPFVERNYNLVELGPRGTGKSHLFQQVSPYAHLISGGKATVARMFVNNATGQRGLVCQYDVVCFDEVSGISFDQKDGVNIMKGYMESGEFSRGKESIRADGSIVLVGNFDVDVEHQQRIGHLLGPLPPEMRNDTAFMDRIHAFLPGWDVPKMSKELLTNHFGLVSDFLSECWSQLRNQSRVSVLQNKVFFGGALSGRDTNAVNKTVSGLLKLLYPGEGETADEDIEWAVHIAMEARRRVKEQQKRIGAAEFRNTHFSYVMGADGVEKFVSTPELQSENSIGTDPLEPGQVWTISPGGGEEHPGLYRIEINEGPGSGVKILNKPVPPAFKESMGYAEQNLYARAVQLVGDKDPRHHEFTVQLRAFDASKSGAKLGMAALIALCTALLKKSVRGGLTIVGEINLGGSIEPIHNPVTIAEIAVEKGASSLLMPVSCRRHLFDLSDDMATKIDIQFYSDSRDALLKAMVA from the coding sequence ATGATTGAAATGGACCAGATCGACAAAAAAGCGGCCTCCTCGCTCGAAGGGTACCTGGTCCGGAAGGATCTGGTCCGGACGTTCAGCCGCCAATTTCCGGTGCCGACGTATGTGGTCGAGTTCCTGCTCGGCCGTTACTGTGCCAGCACCGAGCAGGATGAGATTGATGAGGGTCTCGAGATCGTTGGGCGACAACTCAAATCACGAACGGTCAAGGCCGGAGAAGAAGAGCTTTTCAAGGCTCGGGCCAGGGAAAATGGCGAGGTCAAAATCATCGACCTTATCACCGCTCGCCTGGATGCGAGGACCGACTCCTTCATTGCCACACTGCCCAGCTTGCGGCTGACCGATGTTCGCATCAGCTCCGAGCTGGTGAACCAGCATGAACGAATGCTGACGGGCGGTTTCTACGCCGAGATTACCCTGAACTATGATGCGGGCATCGCCCAAGAGAGCAAAGGCAGGCCGTTCGGGGTGGAGTCGCTTCGGGAAATCCAGCTTTCTAAGCGGGATGTACTTGATATTCTTGCCGAGGCTCGCAAGGTCTTCTCGTCCGAAGAGTGGAAAATATTGTTGCTCCGATCCATCGGTATTGAACCGATCGGGTTGTCCCAGCGTCAATACGACGCCTTGATGCTGCGCATGGTTCCTTTTGTTGAGCGCAACTACAACCTGGTCGAGCTCGGTCCCAGAGGAACCGGTAAGAGCCATCTCTTCCAGCAGGTTTCTCCGTATGCGCATCTAATTTCCGGAGGGAAGGCCACGGTTGCCCGGATGTTCGTCAACAACGCAACCGGCCAACGCGGATTGGTCTGCCAATACGACGTCGTTTGCTTCGATGAGGTTTCCGGCATCTCTTTCGACCAGAAGGATGGCGTGAACATCATGAAGGGATACATGGAGTCCGGTGAATTCAGCCGTGGCAAGGAAAGCATCCGAGCCGACGGCAGCATCGTCCTGGTTGGCAACTTTGATGTGGATGTTGAACATCAGCAGCGCATTGGCCATCTGTTAGGCCCTCTACCACCAGAGATGAGAAACGACACCGCTTTTATGGACAGAATTCACGCCTTTCTGCCCGGCTGGGATGTGCCCAAAATGAGTAAGGAGCTGTTGACGAACCATTTCGGTCTGGTGAGTGATTTCTTGTCCGAGTGTTGGAGCCAGCTTCGCAATCAAAGCCGAGTGAGCGTATTGCAAAACAAGGTGTTCTTCGGCGGCGCGCTGTCAGGACGCGATACCAACGCAGTCAATAAAACCGTAAGTGGATTGCTCAAGCTCCTCTATCCCGGCGAAGGCGAGACAGCCGATGAGGACATCGAGTGGGCCGTCCATATTGCCATGGAGGCAAGGCGTCGCGTCAAGGAACAGCAGAAGCGCATCGGAGCGGCAGAATTTCGTAATACACACTTCAGCTACGTGATGGGGGCTGATGGTGTGGAGAAGTTTGTCTCGACACCGGAACTGCAAAGCGAAAACAGCATTGGTACTGATCCCCTTGAGCCAGGCCAGGTATGGACCATCTCGCCGGGTGGCGGTGAAGAGCACCCGGGACTTTACCGTATCGAGATCAATGAAGGCCCGGGTTCCGGCGTCAAGATTCTCAACAAACCCGTGCCGCCTGCTTTTAAGGAAAGCATGGGTTACGCCGAGCAAAACCTTTACGCCCGGGCAGTGCAACTGGTCGGAGACAAAGACCCTCGTCACCACGAATTCACCGTCCAACTCAGAGCCTTTGACGCATCCAAGTCCGGCGCGAAACTCGGCATGGCAGCCCTCATCGCTCTCTGCACGGCTCTCTTGAAGAAGAGTGTTCGCGGCGGCCTGACCATCGTGGGAGAGATTAACCTCG